One Mangifera indica cultivar Alphonso chromosome 4, CATAS_Mindica_2.1, whole genome shotgun sequence genomic region harbors:
- the LOC123213988 gene encoding uncharacterized protein LOC123213988, which translates to MPSVLTLIFKTMSLRIKAVVDKFVQELKEALDADIQDRIMKEREMQSYIEEREREVAEREAAWKAELSRREAEIARQEARLKMEKENLEKEKSVLMGTASNQDNQDGALEITVSGEKYRCLRFAKAKK; encoded by the exons ATGCCTTCAGTGTTAACACTCATTTTCAAAACCATGTCTTTGAGAATAAAAGCGGTAGTCGACAAGTTCGTGCAGGAGCTCAAGGAGGCTTTGGATGCAGACATACAAGACAGGAttatgaaagaaagagagatgcAGAGTTACATCGAAGAACGTGAACGTGAAGTCGCCGAGCGTGAAGCCGCTTGGAAGGCTGAGCTTTCCCGTCGTGAA GCTGAGATTGCTCGACAAGAAGCTAGGTTGAAGATGGAGAAAGAGAAcctagagaaagagaaaagtgTCCTTATGGGGACCGCATCAAATCAAGATAACCAAGATGGAGCTCTTGAGATTACTGTAAGTGGAGAAAAGTATCGATGCCTCAGGTTTGCAAAGGCAAAGAAGTGA